From Enterococcus mediterraneensis:
AATCGCATTGATGGTCGCTTTGACCGTGGTATTGTCCATCATGTTTATTATTCCAGTCCCGGCTACAAAAGGTTTTGTGACTTTATGTGAAGTTGGGATCTATACTTCCGGATTGCTGTTTGGACCGATGGGCGGCTTGATGGTAGGAGCATTGAGCGGCGGCTTGATCGACATCATCTCGGGATATCCGGAATGGGCGTTGTTTTCGATTTTGATCCACGGTATTCAAGGATTGATTTTAGGCTATCTTTATCAAAAGATGCCTAATTCCCGGGGGATGGCGATTGGACTTGCTTTAGGCAGTATTTTTATGGTGGTGGGCTACGGGTTTGCTACGGCATTCCTATATAGTTGGCCGGCTGGGATCGCTTCAATACCCAGCAATATCGTCCAAAACTTGTTTGGCATCGCAGTAACGATCCCTTTATATCAAGCGTTGCACAAGATCGTACACCGCCTGCAGTACAAATAGAAAGAAGGCTTTCCAATGGAAATGGAAAAGGAAAAATTACAACAACAAGTAACAACGATCGTTGAAGAAGTATTGGCAGAGGCAGATTTAAAATCGGGAAATGTTTTTGTTTTAGGCTGTACAACGAGTGAAATCGTCGGCGGCACTATCGGAAAAAATTCCAGTCAAGAAGTCGGTCAATGGGTGATCGAAACAATGAAAAAAATCCTGGACCCT
This genomic window contains:
- a CDS encoding ECF transporter S component, which encodes MFKTKEMTQIALMVALTVVLSIMFIIPVPATKGFVTLCEVGIYTSGLLFGPMGGLMVGALSGGLIDIISGYPEWALFSILIHGIQGLILGYLYQKMPNSRGMAIGLALGSIFMVVGYGFATAFLYSWPAGIASIPSNIVQNLFGIAVTIPLYQALHKIVHRLQYK